The Geoalkalibacter ferrihydriticus DSM 17813 genome includes a window with the following:
- a CDS encoding RrF2 family transcriptional regulator, translated as MLITRATEYAIRAVLYLAKQPEGEIVLKKDICQTQNITPAFLTKILQPLIKAGIVGSQRGVGGGFYLARSPERITLLDVVEAEEGPIYINQCLMGEGSCARDVFCPVHGAWRHIRDEMTRVLAEYTFARLSSMEEENIAALPHLQNLSAPPAV; from the coding sequence GTGCTCATTACGCGCGCAACCGAATATGCCATCCGGGCGGTGCTGTATCTGGCCAAGCAACCCGAAGGCGAAATTGTTCTGAAAAAGGACATCTGCCAGACGCAGAACATCACCCCGGCGTTTCTCACCAAGATTCTACAACCGTTGATCAAAGCGGGCATCGTCGGCTCGCAGCGCGGCGTCGGCGGCGGCTTTTACCTGGCTCGCTCCCCCGAACGCATTACGCTACTCGATGTGGTTGAGGCCGAGGAAGGTCCCATTTACATCAACCAGTGCCTGATGGGGGAAGGCTCCTGCGCACGCGACGTCTTCTGTCCCGTGCATGGCGCCTGGCGGCACATTCGCGACGAGATGACGCGGGTGCTCGCCGAATACACCTTTGCCCGCCTATCCTCCATGGAAGAAGAGAATATCGCCGCGCTACCTCACCTGCAAAACCTCAGCGCGCCGCCGGCGGTCTGA